From a region of the Candida albicans SC5314 chromosome 1, complete sequence genome:
- a CDS encoding uncharacterized protein (Ortholog of C. dubliniensis CD36 : Cd36_11880, Candida tenuis NRRL Y-1498 : cten_CGOB_00231, Debaryomyces hansenii CBS767 : DEHA2D04928g and Pichia stipitis Pignal : PICST_29234), protein MSFLEDGEYELDVSILLDNPSTNNNSFNDNIAIRYGFIPDSMDQSKPLKLYQQDQTCILKATSSDSDPTPIFFEGIPQRYQINNTTSSNTNNDAYYLTFNSQNHTTNNNNNNNNKVVELKKLDSTIKFNKSRNVSKLQNQIKTMEKQYQVQQRQQSKLLKNDNNTRTPTPNPNSTISSNSSVILPPSKKSTPKTSPLRKPPKPTVTPVRKMASKRPPSATNTPEIKPKESSSEPIISESDFEDLEMDDKSTEEVPIIEFNFDNYDNDEDKKEEVVNKSKNENQNITKGMESKPKPKPKPSEETSKTKVKPQPRKQKKQKKPLSEETVDLTDDLDDDFKDLEDQLEELLEEEEQPKQQQIKETKSNQSIQKKPSPTIEVDPIAFNDSDESDFEDFHFTGIKIDEGNNSNSSSSNNNNKTKNISIDNGNSNEELNFNKTVSGGKPRSLRDLILGGNTPNIDDGSSSEEE, encoded by the coding sequence ATGTCATTCCTAGAAGATGGAGAATATGAATTAGATGTATCGATACTATTAGATAACCCatcaactaataataattctttcaatgataatattgCCATTCGTTATGGGTTTATACCTGATTCAATGGATCAATCTAAACCCTTAAAACTATATCAACAAGATCAAACATGTATATTAAAGGCAACTCTGTCTGATTCTGACCCAACAccaatattttttgaagGTATACCGCAACGATatcaaattaataatactacCAGTAGTAATACCAATAATGATGCCTATTATTTAACATTTAATTCTCAAAATCAtaccaccaacaataacaataataacaataataaagttgttgaattgaaaaaattggattcAACTATTAAGTTTAATAAAAGTAGAAATGTCAGTAAATTACagaatcaaattaaaactaTGGAGAAACAATATCAGGtacaacaacgacaacaactgaaattattgaaaaatgacaATAATACCAGAACACCAACGCCGAATCCAAATCTGACCAtatcttcaaattcatcagtTATATTACCACCATccaaaaaatcaacacCTAAAACTTCACCCCTTCGAAAACCTCCTAAACCAACAGTTACACCAGTTAGGAAAATGGCATCTAAACGTCCACCTTCAGCTACAAATACCCCAGAAATCAAACCTAAAGAAAGTTCTTCAGAACCTATAATTAGTGAATctgattttgaagatttggaaATGGATGATAAACTGACAGAAGAAGTTCCcattattgaattcaattttgataattatgataatgatgagGATAAAAAGGAGGAAGTagtaaataaatcaaagaatgaaaatcaaaatatcacAAAAGGGATGGAACtgaaaccaaaaccaaaaccaaaaccaagtGAGGAAACTTCCAAGACAAAAGTGAAACCACAACCTcgaaaacagaaaaaacagaaaaaacCACTTAGTGAAGAAACTGTTGATTTGACAGATGAtttagatgatgatttcaaagATTTAGAAGATCAATTAGAAGAACttttagaagaagaagaacaacctaaacaacaacaaatcaaggagaccaaatcaaatcaatctATACAGAAGAAACCATCACCTACTATAGAAGTTGATCCAATAGCATTTAATGATTCTGATGAAAGtgattttgaagattttcATTTCACAGGgattaaaattgatgaaggTAATAATAgcaattcttcttcttctaataataataataaaactaaaaatatttcaattgataatggtaATAGTAATGAggaattgaattttaaCAAGACTGTACTGGGTGGTAAACCAAGAAGTTTACgtgatttaattttaggTGGTAATACACCAAATATAGATGATGGAAGTAGtagtgaagaagaatag
- a CDS encoding uncharacterized protein (Ortholog of C. dubliniensis CD36 : Cd36_11890 and Candida albicans WO-1 : CAWG_00170) codes for MLNFVEINVFGLPITIGKSLSNNGIKVKDVSNSAEEWSWPVMQRPLKQGTSIAYDRYSGVYLDGVKLSENDVSDGCYGLKIGKSFCIGVYSSDDAAKKSKNEIDTTINVSREEFSSKVDPNKIRRIILHSNGTTDIQYISSGNVNPGSFGVASGSWSTVLSSECLEVSESNTSVDVSELF; via the coding sequence atgttaaattttgttgaaattaatgTATTTGGTTTGCCAATTACTATTGGAAAATCATTACTGAATAATGGTATCAAAGTAAAAGATGTTAGTAACTCGGCAGAAGAATGGTCATGGCCAGTAATGCAACGTCCATTAAAACAAGGCACCTCAATTGCATATGATCGATACAGTGGAGTGTACCTTGATGGTGTTAAATTAAGTGAAAATGATGTCTCTGACGGTTGTTATGGTTTGAAAATTGGTAAGTCATTCTGTATTGGTGTCTATTCTTCTGATGATGCTGCTAAGAAGTCaaagaatgaaattgatactACAATCAATGTTAGTCGTGAAGAGTTTAGTTCTAAAGTTGATCCTAACAAAATTAGACGTATTATCTTGCATAGCAATGGAACTACTGATATTCAGTATATAAGTTCTGGAAATGTTAATCCTGGTAGTTTTGGGGTTGCTCTGGGCTCTTGGTCTACTGTTTTAAGCAGTGAATGTTTAGAAGTAAGTGAAAGTAATACTTCAGTGGATGTTTCTGAATTATTCTAA
- the RVS162 gene encoding Rvs162p (Protein containing a BAR domain, which is found in proteins involved in membrane curvature; null mutant does not display the endocytic, hyphal growth, virulence, or cell wall defects exhibited by mutants in related genes RVS161 and RVS167) gives MSWIGIKKAINRAGTQVMLKTGHIEQTIDKEYEFQEKRYRTMEENSIKLQKNLRLYLDSLRLLTNSQINIAESLNSFYGTNNDKRSSNISRTGSVNTGDKIQTIHEEEGEEKEEEENDNTTTTTTTTTTTITTTNTTYNYNNLIQEYYATIKQLNDSCIANLENPYNQTVLNPIARFNSYYIEINEIIKKRHNKLLDYDAMKNKLRKLIENPTTNISPSMKTNIIELNHNQYEEKLKIYNQELTEVESKYVEINNQLLIELPKLINHRISYFDPSFESFVKIQLRFFNENYHVLNQLQLKLDAQTRQDYIEGKLEDRIDDVLRKMKKLDITSGLD, from the coding sequence ATGTCATGGATAGGAATTAAAAAAGCTATTAATCGAGCTGGAACTCAAGTTATGTTGAAAACTGGTCATATTGAACAAACTATTGATAAAGAATATgaatttcaagaaaaacGATATCGAACTATGGAAGAAAATTCTattaaattacaaaaaaatttacgATTATATTTGGATAGTTTAAGATTATTAACTAATTcacaaataaatattgctgaatcattaaattcattttatGGAACTAATAATGACAAGAGGAGTAGTAATATATCAAGAACTGGATCAGTAAATACAGGAGATAAGATTCAAACAATAcatgaagaagaaggagaagaaaaagaagaagaagaaaatgacaatactactactactactactactactactactactatcaccaccaccaatacaacatataattataataatttaattcaagAATATTATGCTacaataaaacaattgaatgattcATGTATTGCTAATCTTGAAAATCCATATAATCAAACTGTATTAAATCCAATTGCCAGATTCAATTCttattatattgaaattaatgaaatcatcaaaaagagacataataaattattagattaTGATGCtatgaaaaataaacttcgtaaattaattgaaaatccaacaacaaatatatCACCATCGATGAAAACTAATATAATAGAATTGaatcataatcaatatgaagaaaaattgaaaatttataatcaagaattaacAGAAGTAGAATCAAAATATGTGgaaattaataatcaattattaattgaattacctaaattaattaatcatCGAATAAGTTATTTTGATCCTTCATTTGAATCATTTGttaaaattcaattgagatttttcaatgaaaattatcatgtattaaatcaattacaattgaaattagatGCTCAAACAAGACAAGATTATATTGAAGGGAAATTAGAAGATagaattgatgatgttttacgaaaaatgaaaaagttaGACATCACTAGTGGGTTAGATTGA
- a CDS encoding uncharacterized protein (Predicted cysteine proteinase domain; mutants are viable), with the protein MFKIFSRPNNNNNNSDTNTPPGSPSNKVIFADSFWSWYIDSYLINDKQTHIKHTPYNITKYSDKSHDVTTLQKYFTTNKLTPIPSTTQIIAILKSPFTQGDLNKSYYLIRMFQLSSQGLFLTNSPMDKLNHPIQFLGAENWDNVMCYLDALLFAMFANLESFEPILFIPNHSEYLLNQLSALLRVYVNLLRSGNLITTDLTAKICEALMKLGFTEALSHKQQDSATLFEFLTQTLNMPLLTFKIDIKHGGKFSKHDDEKISKERILFVSIPNEEVEDELLPVEKSSISHTEKVDKKSTTTTTTTTITTATIIEKPPTHQVNDNEIKELPQVDEEDDPNQDQEEDSILLEECLEHYFNNSISVKRELERRATLSHITEGVTATNLNDDGFSSSAPPPPSSPRVITTPMSNKYEFETIENIDDKTRLRSNSVKSDNIKVGVRQRSSTTLSFWSVGTDNKSNNDKSRRGSTSGKEVSLPAWMFLRLLPFYTDDNVITNELQSVVKTSKEFATRRPILPICLKRYRFNSGAASGTRSQKRIIIPPFIDLPQFVADDIDDNSCSFRLILESAICHRGDKIESGHFIAVVRKHTNKINETEQEANNSTWYLYDDMKKNSRVVEKTFTEIFKDEWPYMLFYRLVSNHEVSGASSINSDNNTNNNNNNNNNNNNIVVPPQGSKGNYWLSQEETSPQPLETNNNLSVKTPTKSIPISNVSPIDPKYIDIRNKYYWYFTDDDKNYFKEESIKLKDGNSSFTLSPQFRRNSQWSVNSNISFVQLDKDKDKDKEKEKEKKSSSNNNNNSSIHTITSKNSNFTKSKIEKPDIDDSITGATNTTTITKPSNLLNKENEIKSSPHSSIWKRAIKLTTSPSVKIDSTESVGELNKQISPINLDTSINDTTTTTTTSLPKTLRNLENNQKKHRHPFSHKKSKSKRQDDYKKEHCIMM; encoded by the coding sequence AtgtttaaaatattttcacgtcctaataataataataataattcagaCACCAATACTCCACCAGGGTCTCCTTCTAATAAAGTAATATTTGCCGATTCATTTTGGTCTTGGTATATTGATAgttatttaattaatgataaacaAACTCATATTAAACATACACCTTATAATATCACCAAATATTCTGATAAATCTCATGATGTAACCActttacaaaaatatttcacCACCAATAAATTAACTCCTATACCTTCAACGACACAAATAATTGCTATATTAAAATCACCTTTTACTCAAGGagatttaaataaatcataTTATTTAATACGAATGTTTCAATTATCTAGTCAAGGATTATTTTTAACTAATTCCCCCATGgataaattaaatcatcCAATACAATTTTTGGGTGCAGAAAATTGGGATAATGTCATGTGTTATTTGGATGCATTATTATTTGCCATGTTTGCTAATTTAGAAAGTTTTGAACCAATACTATTTATACCTAATCATTctgaatatttattaaatcaattatcagCATTATTAAGAGTTTATGTCAATTTATTACGTTCAGGAAATTTAATCACTACGGATTTAACGGCGAAAATTTGTGAAgcattgatgaaattagGATTCACTGAAGCATTAAGTcataaacaacaagattCAGCtacattatttgaatttttgacTCAAACTTTAAATATGCCATTATTAACTTTTAAAATAGATATTAAACATGGTGGTAAATTTAGTAAacatgatgatgaaaaaatatctaaagaaagaatattatttgttaGTATTCCtaatgaagaagttgaagatgaattattaCCTGTTGAAAAAAGTAGTATTAGTCATACTGAAAAAGTTGACAAGAAATcaaccaccactaccaccaccaccaccatcaccaccGCCACCATCATAGAAAAACCACCAACACACCAAGtcaatgataatgaaataaaagaaCTACCTCAGgtagatgaagaagatgaccCTAATCAAgatcaagaagaagatcTGATATTATTGGAAGAATGTTTAGAACAttatttcaacaattcaatAAGTGTTAAACGTGAATTAGAAAGAAGAGCGACATTATCTCACATCACTGAAGGAGTTACTGCCACTAATTTAAACGACGATggattttcttcttctgctcctcctcctccttctTCTCCTCGAGTAATCACTACACCAATGTCAAATAaatatgaatttgaaacaattgaaaacattgaTGATAAAACTCGGTTACGATCAAATAGTGTGAAATCAGATAATATTAAAGTTGGAGTACGACAACGATCATCTACTACGTTATCATTTTGGTCAGTTGGCACCGATAATAAGagtaataatgataaactGAGACGGGGTAGTACATCTGGTAAAGAAGTCAGTTTACCAGCATGGATGTTTCTTCGATTATTACCATTTTATACTGATGATAATGTTATAACCAATGAATTACAAAGTGTTGTGAAAACATCTAAAGAATTTGCCACCAGAAGACCAATTTTaccaatttgtttaaaaagATATCGATTCAATTCTGGGGCTGCTTCAGGGACTCGATcacaaaaaagaataattatCCCAccatttattgatttacctcaatttgttgctgatgatattgatgataatagtTGTTCATTTAGATTAATTCTTGAAAGTGCTATATGTCATCGTGGGGATAAAATTGAACTGGGTCATTTCATTGCTGTTGTTCGTAAACATactaataaaattaatgaaactGAACAAGAAGcaaataattcaacttGGTATCTTTATGATgatatgaaaaaaaattctcgagttgttgaaaaaacttttacagaaatttttaaagatGAATGGCCATATATGTTATTTTATCGATTAGTGAGTAATCATGAAGTTAGTGGTGCATCATCTATAAATagtgataataatactaacaacaacaacaacaacaataataataataataatattgttgttccACCTCAAGGTTCAAAAGGAAATTATTGGTTGTCACAGGAGGAAACATCACCACAACCATTGGAaaccaacaataatttatcagTGAAAACACCAACCAAAAGTATTCCAATTCTGAATGTATCACCAATAGATCCCaaatatattgatattagaaataaatattattggtatttcactgatgatgataaaaattattttaaagaagaatcaataaaattaaaagatggTAATTCTAGTTTTACATTAAGTCCTCAATTTAGAAGAAATAGTCAATGGAGTgttaattcaaatattagTTTTGTACAATTGgataaagataaagataaagataaagaaaaagaaaaagaaaagaaatcatcttccaataataataataatagtagtatTCATACTATCACTAGTAAAAATTCCAACTTTACAAAATcgaaaattgaaaaaccagatattgatgatagTATTACTGGTGCTActaatactactactattacaAAACCATCAAATTTGcttaataaagaaaatgaaatcaaatcctCTCCACATTCATCAATTTGGAAACGAGCAATTAAATTGACAACATCACCAAGtgttaaaattgattctaCTGAATCAGTAGGAGAActtaataaacaaatatctccaattaatttagatacatcaatcaatgatactactactactactactacttcaTTACCTAAAACATTAAgaaatttagaaaataatcaaaagaaacatCGTCATCCATTTTCTCAtaaaaaatctaaatcaaaaagacAAGATGATTATAAAAAAGAACATTGTATAATGATGTAA
- a CDS encoding uncharacterized protein (Pre-mRNA splicing factor; important for catalytic step II of pre-mRNA splicing; possible role in cell cycle progression; Spider biofilm induced) has translation MSILQGYSSSSSSSSGSSDDEKDNERPPFKKVKTFAGSFQQISSSILENDTFHINNDRKISNNAKKLAKQLKRQRYKQGSRYGIDPWTNNSSDNENNANNNKNNNNNNNENEQNIPSSNIEIEDNNHEEITSVVSTTNNYTFEPSSEFVGEQEFDYQGRSYMTIPKNLPNTSNNNKQTSLNNDDQQQQQQQQQQHIQECFVPKRVIHIFPGHKRGINRLRFFPNSGHLLLSCGNDNLIKLWSIYNTFQGKQYQLLRIFKGHNLPVKDIIFNQSGERFLSCGYDKYIRLWDTKTGEMIKSIKLKSIPNVLLFNPNNKNNTEFIVGLSNFTIEHYDFNSIQYTNPIQIYDHHQGSINDLKSLGLDKFISSSDDKTVRIWSWQINIPIKVITDPSQHSIPCIKIHPQANYIALQSMDNSIKVIHSYGKFKWYKKKFFTGHQIAGYGIEIDFSPDGKILMSGDCNGFAYFWDWKTCKLIKKLKIIDNTITTTTKKKPLTCIVAHPQETSKVAIAGNSGEIYYCD, from the coding sequence ATGTCAATATTACAAGGatattcatcatcatcatcatcatcatcaggTTCAAGTGATGACGAAAAAGATAATGAGCGACCACCATttaaaaaagtgaaaacaTTTGCTGGAtcatttcaacaaattctgTCATCGATACTTGAAAATGATACTTTTCATATCAACAACGATCggaaaatatcaaataatgCTAAAAAATTAgctaaacaattgaaacgGCAACGTTATAAACAAGGATCAAGATATGGGATTGATCCATGGACCAATAATTCAtctgataatgaaaataacgccaacaacaacaagaacaacaacaacaataataatgaaaatgagCAAAACATACCTAGTTCTAATATTGAAATAGAAGACAACAACCATGAGGAAATAACTTCTGTTGTGTCTACCACCAATAACTATACATTTGAACCAAGTTCAGAATTTGTTGGTgaacaagaatttgattatcAAGGAAGATCATATATGACAATACCCAAAAATCTACCCAATACtagtaataacaataaacaaacatcattaaataatgatgatcaacaacaacaacaacaacaacagcaacaacataTTCAAGAATGTTTTGTTCCTAAACGAGTCATTCATATTTTCCCAGGTCATAAAAGAGGAATTAATCGATTAAGATTTTTCCCTAATTCTGgacatttattattatcatgtggtaatgataatttaattaaattatggTCAATTTATAATACTTTTCAAGGtaaacaatatcaattattaagaATTTTTAAAGGACATAATTTACCCGTTAAAgatataatttttaatcaatCGGGTGAACGATTTTTAAGTTGTGGATatgataaatatataaGATTATGGGATACTAAAACTGGTGAAATGATTAAATctataaaattaaaatctaTTCCaaatgtattattatttaatcctaacaataaaaataatacagAATTCATTGTAGGGTTATCCAATTTTACTATTGAACATTATGATTTTAATTCTATACAATATACTAATCCAATACAAATTTATGATCATCATCAAGgatcaattaatgatttaaaatcattgggtttagataaatttatttcttcatctgATGATAAAACCGTAAGAATTTGGTCATGGCAAATAAATATTCCTATTAAAGTGATAACTGATCCTTCACAACATTCAATACCTTGTATAAAAATTCATCCACAAGCAAATTATATTGCTTTACAATCTATggataattcaattaaagtGATTCATCTGTATGGGAAATTTAAATGGtataagaaaaaatttttcaccgGACATCAAATTGCTGGGTATGGAatagaaattgattttagtCCTGATGGGAAAATATTAATGAGTGGTGATTGTAATGGATTTGCTTATTTTTGGGATTGGAAAACttgtaaattaattaaaaaattgaaaattattgataacaccataaccaccaccaccaagaagaaaCCATTGACTTGTATTGTTGCTCATCCTCAAGAAACTAGTAAAGTTGCCATTGCTGGGAATTCTGGTGAAATATATTATTGtgattaa
- a CDS encoding protein-transporting protein (Putative nuclear export protein; Hap43p-induced gene; decreased transcription is observed in an azole-resistant strain that overexpresses MDR1) translates to MGKRRVDEESDSDIDVSSTDSETELESTQQQQQQQEGATTIQETVDVDFDFFDLNPQIDFHATKNFLRQLFGDDNGEFNLSEIADLILRENSVGTSIKTEGMESDPFAILSVINLTNNLNVAVIKQLIEYILNKTKSKTEFNIILKKLLTNQNDTTRDRKFKTGLIISERFINMPVEVIPPMYKMLLQEMEKAEDAHENYEFDYFLIISRVYQLVDPVEREDEDHEKESNRKKKNKNKKKKLANNEPKPIEMDYFHLEDQILESNTQFKGIFEYNNENKQETDSRRVFTEYGIDPKLSLILIDKDNLAKSVIEMEQQFPPP, encoded by the coding sequence ATGGGTAAAAGAAGAGTAGATGAAGAATCTGATTCAGATATTGATGTTAGTTCAACCGATTCAGAAACTGAATTAGAAAGcacacaacaacaacaacaacaacaagaaggTGCTACTACAATTCAAGAAactgttgatgttgattttgatttttttgatttaaatcctcaaattgatttccaTGCTACTAAGAATTTTTTAAGACAATTATTTGGTGATGATAATGgagaatttaatttaaGTGAAATAGCCGATTTAATTTTACGAGAAAATTCCGTGGGGacatcaattaaaactgAAGGAATGGAAAGTGATCCATTTGCAATTTTAAGTGTAATTAATTTaactaataatttaaatgtGGCCGTgattaaacaattgattgaatatattttaaataaaaccAAATCTAAAACtgaattcaatattattttgaaaaaattgttaacCAATCAGAACGATACTACTAGAGATAGGAAATTTAAAACTGGATTAATAATTAGTGAAAGATTTATAAATATGCCAGTTGAAGTGATTCCACCAATGTATAAAATGCTTTTACAAGAAATGGAAAAAGCTGAAGATGCTCATGAAAattatgaatttgattattttttaattatatcAAGAGTTTATCAATTAGTTGATCCAGTGGAAagagaagatgaagatcaCGAAAAAGAATCCAATCGtaaaaagaagaacaagaataagaagaagaaattggcTAATAATGAACCAAAACCAATAGAAATGGATTATTTCCATCTTGAAGATCAAATTTTGGAATCAAATACTCAATTTAAAggaatatttgaatataataatgaaaataaacaagaaaCAGATTCAAGAAGAGTATTTACTGAATATGGTATTGATCCTAAATTAAGTTTAATCTTAATTGATAAGGATAATTTAGCTAAATCAGTCATTGAAATGGAACAACAATTCCCACCTCcataa